Genomic segment of Polycladomyces abyssicola:
GCAAAAGCAATAATTTCTTTTGGGATACCATGTTCTTCCCGTAGGTCGTTGTTTACTTCAAGAATATTAATATACTTATCTTCATCAAAACAGAAAAGCCAGCCAAAAACCAATTCTCCACCATCGTCTAGTTTTATTACATTATCCTCAGTTGTTCCGCCATGGTGATTACGGCTAAACTCTATATAATCATCAGGAAAAGTGATACCTAATTGACGCTCGATTTCTTTTATTACCTCTACATCTACCGGTTGATGTGTATAACGCCATCTTGTCATATTTCATCACCTACTTTTAATCAATTTCATACTTCGTTTTCTGGCTTTACATTCACCGCCCCAAATATCTTTTTCATCTGTATGAGTTAGTGGCTCTATGTATTTCAGCATGAACTAACTGCATTTTACCTGGTTCTTGATGATGATGCCATGTGAATTTGTTTGGCTGTTTCTCCATAGTGACACGAAGGTTTGCACTTTATTTACAATTTGATTCGATTTGCAACTGTAAAACGAAAAAGCCGCGAAACTTCGCGGCTCATTACTGCTGCCTTGAGAGATTCGAAATCCTGACTTTCTGATTCGTCATTAGCAGAGAATCATACGCTCAAAATCTTCTTGGTGAACCACGCACAGTTCACGTTTGTTTAATCTTCTTCATACAAACCAAAATCCGTTACGAAACAACAAATATCATTTTCATCATCATAACCCCAATAGGATGGATAATATCCGTCACCCAGCCCGCTTGAAAAGGTTATCATGTTACCTGACGGTTCTATTTGAATATCCGCCCAATCTCGGGTATCAGTATAATTTCTTTTCATTTCTTCCAAAATAAACTCATGAAAATGGGGATTTTCTTGAAATATTTTTTTATATCTTTGTGCGGTTTCATAGTCCATAAAACATCCTACACCGCTGTCAACCGTATAACCAAAAACTTCATCGTCTTCTAAAGTACTCGGATCTTGTCCTTTCTTTAAAGCCATTTCCCATCGCACAACTTTACTTTCTTTTATTTTAATCATCGCCGCTCCAATACGTTCGTCGTCATCATCCAGATAATGGACAATATTGATGATTACCGGATATTCACCTGGAACAACTTTGTTGACAAACGGTTCGGTGCTTGGCGAAACGAAAGGATCACACGCAACAATT
This window contains:
- a CDS encoding DUF4241 domain-containing protein, which translates into the protein MGKISLFSGQIVACDPFVSPSTEPFVNKVVPGEYPVIINIVHYLDDDDERIGAAMIKIKESKVVRWEMALKKGQDPSTLEDDEVFGYTVDSGVGCFMDYETAQRYKKIFQENPHFHEFILEEMKRNYTDTRDWADIQIEPSGNMITFSSGLGDGYYPSYWGYDDENDICCFVTDFGLYEED
- a CDS encoding SMI1/KNR4 family protein, which encodes MTRWRYTHQPVDVEVIKEIERQLGITFPDDYIEFSRNHHGGTTEDNVIKLDDGGELVFGWLFCFDEDKYINILEVNNDLREEHGIPKEIIAFADSPFGDYYCFDYRESRENLKIVFYDHELDPQEEPEAIEYICDSFTDFLSRLSPYEDDE
- a CDS encoding HNH endonuclease, translating into MEKQPNKFTWHHHQEPGKMQLVHAEIHRATNSYR